The nucleotide sequence CGACCAGATCGGTAATCACACCCGGTGTCAGCAGAAGGACGGCGGATATGAGGATGATGACGCCGTCAAAGATCTCGTCACTCGGCAGCCGACCGGACGACAGACTCTTGTTGAAGCGTAGCCACGTGGCCAGGCCCTGACGACGAGCCAACGAGCCTCCCATTACGCCCGTGAGAACGACGATCAAGATCGTTGGCCAGAATCCGAGGATACTACCAAGCCGCACCAGCAAAGCCATCTCTACGATCGGTGTGGCTACAAATAGAAGAATAATCCAGAGGTTCGTCCGCACTGAGATCACGAGATACTGCTGTACTGCAACAAGATATGGCCTTAGGTTAAGGTGTTGCCATAAGCGTGGAGGCTCTGGCCCCGGCCATGGCAAGATGGGGATCATTGAATTCGGGGAAGCGAACGAAGTTCGGCACGACACCAGGTCGCAACCGACCGGCTCTATCGCAGGACCCGCTCGACCATCTCGCTCACGTTCGTGAGCTTCACGCGAGGTCGGCCCTGGCTCTCGCCATTCTCGCGCTCCACTGCGTCCAGTGCTCTCCAATCTTCAAAGGTGAAGTGATCGGGCTGACGCTCTTTGATGAGGCGTAGAACCGCCTCGCCATCCGCCTGGTCTGGTGCCAGATAATTGCCCGCGTCAATGTCGGCCACCATCCGTTCGACGGTGTCGGCGGCGCAGGCCTTGTTCGTTCCAATCACTCCTGTCGCTCCGCGCTTGATCCAGCCGGCAGCGTAAAGCCCTCGGACGTGTACACCATCTTCGTCCACAATCCGACCATTCTCATTCGCAATCACACCCCAGTCGTCGTTGAATGGCACGCCCGGAACAGGAACGCCGCGATAGCCGACCGACTTGAATGCAAGTCCCACATCCAGCATCTCGGTCTCGTCCGTCGGTCTTGCGCCTAATCGATCGCCCTTGCCCTCGACCAGCGTGTTTCGAACGAGTTCTACGCCGGCAAGACCACCATCTGCCCCTGCGACGAACATCGTGGGAGAGACGAGAAAGCGAACAAACAGCTTCTTCGGTTTATCGTCACCGGAGTCTACCATGCCCTGCATGATCTCGAGTTTCTTCTGCGTCAGACGATCCGGATTGGCCTCAAGACGAGCCTGTGAAAGCGGATCTAGATCGAGGTCTCGCGCATCAATGTGTGTTGATGCACCGGCCATCTCGCCCAATTCCTTGATCTCGGGATTCGTAAATGCTGCCTGAGCTGGACCCCGTCGTCCGAGCATGTACACACGTTTCACGCCGCTGTTGGCCAGCGCATCCAGGGCATAGTCGGCAATATCAGTGGTCGCGAGCTCCTCCCTGGTTCTACACAGGATGCGGGCGACGTCCACTGCAACGTTGCCGACCCCAATTACCGCGACGGCCTCTTGACTGAGATCAAATTTCAAATCGGCAAAATCCGGATGGCCATTGTACCAGGCGACAAACTCGGTTGCAGGATGGCATCCCGGAAGATCTTCGCCCTCAATACCAAGTCTCCGGTCGATTTGAGCCCCGGTAGTGAACAAAATCATATGATAGAAT is from Rhodothermales bacterium and encodes:
- a CDS encoding FAD-dependent oxidoreductase produces the protein MTSPTSEHPLRIAIVGAGPAGFYASEHLLKQEAIPVAVDLYDRLPTPHGLVRAGVAPDHEKIRNVTRKFEATADRPGFRYFGNVEVGTHVTVDELRQFYHMILFTTGAQIDRRLGIEGEDLPGCHPATEFVAWYNGHPDFADLKFDLSQEAVAVIGVGNVAVDVARILCRTREELATTDIADYALDALANSGVKRVYMLGRRGPAQAAFTNPEIKELGEMAGASTHIDARDLDLDPLSQARLEANPDRLTQKKLEIMQGMVDSGDDKPKKLFVRFLVSPTMFVAGADGGLAGVELVRNTLVEGKGDRLGARPTDETEMLDVGLAFKSVGYRGVPVPGVPFNDDWGVIANENGRIVDEDGVHVRGLYAAGWIKRGATGVIGTNKACAADTVERMVADIDAGNYLAPDQADGEAVLRLIKERQPDHFTFEDWRALDAVERENGESQGRPRVKLTNVSEMVERVLR
- a CDS encoding FxsA family protein → MRTNLWIILLFVATPIVEMALLVRLGSILGFWPTILIVVLTGVMGGSLARRQGLATWLRFNKSLSSGRLPSDEIFDGVIILISAVLLLTPGVITDLVGFLGLIPPTRHWLRRRIGARLRRTSSDTAWSSLFGASTQSTPEQEDPANDDGWSGQAAPKPRHSRTGGSVQN